One Prodigiosinella aquatilis DNA window includes the following coding sequences:
- a CDS encoding MFS transporter, with protein MPALSPPEPSLSALRLNVCIASVVMFNFASYLTIGLPLAVLPGYVHDHLGYSPFWAGLVISLQYFATLLSRPHAGRYADEKGPKNVVVLGLAGALLSGVFYALAAWNDASPVLALLLLCMGRIILGIGQSFAGTGATLWGIGVVGARHIGRVISWNGIATYGAMAVGAPLGVWIYHLGGLMLLAKVIMLVTTAAILLALPRQAVSATPGKKLPFREVLSKVWVYGVILALGSAGFGVISTFITLFYDDKHWEGAALTLSIFSCAFVGTRLLFPNVINRFGGLAVSFVCFVVEGVGLLLVWLAIYPAMAEAGAFLAGAGFSLVFPALGVVAVKAVSPQNQGSGLATYTIFLDLSLGIVGPVAGVLMGYTGVASIYLAAALLLLGGVLLIWRLYRRSLIVPEDTLRRV; from the coding sequence ATGCCTGCTCTGTCGCCGCCAGAACCATCACTGAGCGCGTTGCGCCTTAATGTGTGTATTGCTTCCGTGGTGATGTTTAACTTTGCCAGTTATCTGACCATTGGTTTACCGCTGGCGGTTTTGCCTGGTTATGTTCACGACCATCTTGGTTACAGCCCATTTTGGGCCGGGTTGGTGATCAGCCTACAGTATTTCGCTACCCTATTGAGTCGCCCGCATGCTGGACGTTATGCGGATGAAAAAGGCCCTAAAAACGTTGTGGTACTGGGGTTGGCAGGGGCGTTATTGAGTGGGGTTTTCTATGCGCTGGCGGCCTGGAATGATGCTTCGCCGGTGCTGGCATTATTATTGCTGTGTATGGGGCGCATCATTCTGGGTATCGGTCAGAGTTTTGCCGGTACCGGGGCGACGTTGTGGGGCATCGGAGTGGTGGGGGCACGGCATATTGGCCGAGTGATTTCATGGAACGGTATTGCAACCTATGGGGCGATGGCGGTGGGAGCGCCGCTGGGGGTGTGGATTTACCATCTGGGCGGACTGATGCTGTTGGCAAAGGTCATTATGCTGGTGACAACCGCCGCCATTCTGCTGGCGCTGCCACGACAGGCCGTAAGCGCCACACCGGGGAAAAAATTACCGTTTCGCGAAGTGCTGAGCAAAGTATGGGTATATGGCGTTATTCTGGCCCTGGGCTCGGCCGGATTTGGTGTTATCTCCACTTTTATCACTTTGTTTTATGACGATAAACATTGGGAAGGGGCCGCATTGACGCTGAGTATTTTCAGCTGTGCTTTCGTCGGAACTCGTTTACTGTTTCCTAATGTGATTAACCGATTTGGTGGTTTGGCGGTTTCTTTCGTGTGCTTTGTGGTTGAAGGTGTGGGGTTGCTGCTGGTGTGGCTGGCAATATATCCCGCCATGGCGGAAGCCGGGGCCTTTCTGGCGGGTGCGGGATTTTCGCTGGTTTTCCCCGCATTGGGTGTCGTTGCCGTGAAAGCGGTATCACCACAAAATCAAGGCAGTGGGCTGGCAACCTACACTATTTTCCTCGATCTCTCCCTGGGTATTGTGGGCCCGGTGGCCGGTGTGCTGATGGGATACACTGGTGTCGCGTCAATTTACCTCGCCGCGGCATTGTTGTTGCTGGGGGGAGTATTGCTGATCTGGCGGTTGTACCGACGTTCCCTGATTGTGCCGGAAGACACGTTAAGACGAGTGTAA
- the yhjD gene encoding inner membrane protein YhjD, whose protein sequence is MPAMPDRQRTTPKIQSNGNTPDPTSLLSRMKRWSDRLKTVPSVAHFIRAGERFNDRMGNQFGAAITYFSFLSLIPILMVSFAAAGFVLASNPDMLAELINHIVNTISDPNLANTLKNTVNTAVQQRTTVGITGLLIALYSGVNWMGNLREAIHAQSRDVWERKPHDEEKLYFQYLRDFFSLIGLLIALIITLFLTSVAGTAQNTIVIALGLDGIEWLRPVMTLITLSISIFANYLLFIWILWVLPHTKPQHSALLRGTLMAAIGFEILKFAMTVALPWLARSPSGAAFGSVIGLMTFFYFFARLILFCAAWIATSEDKDDNTGDDGVPPK, encoded by the coding sequence ATGCCAGCGATGCCAGACCGACAACGTACCACACCGAAAATTCAGAGTAATGGCAACACGCCAGATCCCACATCATTGCTGTCACGGATGAAACGGTGGAGTGACCGGCTAAAAACGGTCCCTAGCGTAGCGCACTTTATCCGAGCCGGGGAACGCTTTAATGACCGGATGGGGAATCAGTTTGGCGCAGCCATCACCTATTTCTCTTTTTTGTCTCTGATTCCCATTTTGATGGTTTCTTTCGCGGCGGCGGGCTTTGTGCTGGCCTCCAATCCGGATATGCTGGCGGAACTGATCAACCATATCGTTAATACCATCAGTGATCCCAACCTGGCCAATACGCTGAAAAACACGGTCAATACCGCCGTGCAACAACGTACTACCGTAGGTATTACCGGTTTACTGATTGCGCTGTATTCCGGCGTTAACTGGATGGGTAATCTGCGTGAAGCGATCCATGCCCAATCTCGTGATGTCTGGGAACGTAAACCACATGATGAAGAGAAACTCTATTTTCAGTACCTGCGCGATTTCTTTTCGCTGATTGGGCTGCTCATCGCCCTGATTATCACCTTGTTCCTGACATCAGTGGCGGGTACCGCACAAAACACCATCGTTATTGCGTTGGGTCTGGACGGCATCGAATGGTTGCGACCCGTGATGACACTGATCACACTGTCTATCTCCATATTCGCCAACTATCTGTTATTTATCTGGATACTGTGGGTGTTGCCACACACCAAACCCCAACACAGCGCACTACTGCGCGGCACACTGATGGCAGCTATCGGTTTCGAGATACTGAAGTTCGCCATGACGGTGGCACTTCCCTGGCTTGCCCGTTCACCTTCCGGCGCCGCATTTGGCTCTGTCATCGGCCTGATGACTTTCTTCTACTTTTTTGCTCGGCTAATACTATTTTGTGCGGCATGGATTGCAACGTCAGAAGATAAAGACGATAACACAGGGGATGACGGTGTTCCGCCGAAATAG
- a CDS encoding 4-oxalocrotonate tautomerase family protein has translation MPFVNIRITKDGATAEQKKQLIAGVTQVLVDTLGKNPATTMVVIDEVDTDNWGIGGQPVTELRKK, from the coding sequence ATGCCTTTCGTTAATATCAGAATCACCAAAGACGGAGCAACGGCAGAGCAGAAGAAACAGCTGATTGCAGGGGTAACACAAGTGCTGGTAGATACCCTGGGGAAAAATCCTGCCACCACCATGGTCGTGATTGATGAAGTGGATACCGACAACTGGGGAATCGGTGGTCAGCCTGTAACTGAACTGCGTAAAAAATAA
- a CDS encoding sugar kinase, with product MTKKNIAIIGECMIELSQKGADLSRGFGGDTLNTAVYIARQVKPDALDVHYVTALGTDSFSTEMIAAWQSEGVKTDLIQRMNDKLPGLYFIETDASGERTFYYWRNDAAARYWLESDDAETISKHLSQFEYIYLSGISLAILNPTSRQRLMSVLRACRTNGGKVIFDNNYRPRLWQSEEETRQAYTDMLSCTDIAFLTLDDEDMLWGKQPIEEVLARTHKLGVTEVVVKRGADSCIISLKGEPQLLNVPAIRLPKEKVIDTTAAGDSFSAGYLAVRLNGGSAEEAAKRGHLTASTVIQHRGAIIPPDAMPAWV from the coding sequence ATGACTAAAAAAAACATTGCCATCATTGGCGAATGCATGATTGAACTGTCGCAAAAAGGTGCGGATCTCAGCCGCGGCTTTGGCGGTGATACTCTGAATACTGCCGTATATATTGCACGTCAGGTAAAGCCCGACGCGCTGGATGTCCACTACGTGACCGCGCTGGGTACCGACTCTTTCAGTACAGAAATGATAGCCGCCTGGCAGAGTGAAGGTGTCAAAACCGATTTGATCCAGCGTATGAATGACAAGCTGCCAGGCCTGTATTTTATCGAAACCGATGCCAGCGGCGAGAGAACGTTCTATTACTGGCGTAACGATGCCGCCGCCCGTTACTGGCTGGAAAGTGATGATGCTGAAACCATCAGTAAGCATTTGTCACAATTCGAGTATATCTACCTGAGCGGTATCAGTCTGGCCATCCTTAACCCGACCAGCCGTCAGCGTCTGATGTCCGTGCTACGCGCTTGTCGCACCAACGGTGGAAAAGTCATTTTTGACAACAACTACCGCCCACGCCTGTGGCAAAGCGAAGAAGAGACCCGGCAAGCCTATACCGACATGCTCTCTTGTACTGATATCGCCTTCCTGACGCTGGATGATGAAGACATGCTGTGGGGCAAGCAGCCGATAGAAGAGGTGCTGGCACGTACCCACAAGCTGGGTGTAACGGAGGTCGTGGTGAAACGCGGTGCGGATTCCTGCATTATTTCTCTGAAAGGTGAACCGCAACTGCTAAATGTTCCAGCCATCAGGTTACCGAAAGAAAAGGTCATTGATACTACCGCCGCAGGTGATTCATTCAGCGCTGGCTATCTGGCAGTGCGGTTGAATGGTGGCAGTGCAGAAGAGGCAGCCAAACGTGGGCACCTTACCGCCAGTACGGTCATTCAGCATCGCGGTGCCATCATTCCGCCAGACGCCATGCCAGCCTGGGTATAG